A part of Loxodonta africana isolate mLoxAfr1 chromosome 11, mLoxAfr1.hap2, whole genome shotgun sequence genomic DNA contains:
- the SYT5 gene encoding synaptotagmin-5, whose amino-acid sequence MFPEPPTPGPPVADAPPDSSRISHGPVPPWALATIVLVSGLLIFSCCFCLYRRRCRRRTGKKSQAQAQVHLQEVKELGRSYIDKVQPEVEELDPAPQGPGQQVAEKHELGRLQYSLDYDFQSGQLLVGILQAEGLAALDLGGSSDPYVRVYLLPDKRRRYETKVHRQTLNPHFGENFAFKVPYVELGGRVLVMAVYDFDRFSRNDAIGEVRVPMSSVDLGRPVLAWRELQAAPREEQEKLGDICFSLRYVPTAGKLTVIVLEAKNLKKMDVGGLSDPYVKVHLLQGGKKVRKKKTTIKKNTLNPYYNEAFSFEVPCDQVQKVQVELTVLDYDKLGKNEAIGRVAVGAAAGGAGLRHWADMLANPRRPIAQWHSLRPPDRVRLPPVP is encoded by the exons ATGTTCCCGGAGCCCCCAACCCCGGGGCCTCCAGTTGCCGACGCGCCTCCTGACTCCAGCCGCATCAGCCACGGCCCTG TGCCCCCCTGGGCCCTGGCCACAATCGTACTGGTCTCAGGCCTCCTCATCTTCAGCTGCTGCTTCTGTCTCTACCGGAGGCGTTGTCGGAGGCGGAcgggcaagaagagccaggcccAAGCCCAGGTCCACCTGCAGGAAGTGAAGGAGCTGGGCCGGAGTTATATAGACAAG GTGCAGCCAGAAGTGGAGGAGCTGGATCCAGCACCACAGGGACCAGGACAGCAGGTGGCAGAGAAGCATGAACTAGGACGGCTGCAGTACTCACTGGATTATGATTTTCAGAGTGGCCAG CTGCTGGTGGGCATCCTGCAGGCTGAGGGGTTGGCTGCCTTGGACTTGGGTGGCTCCTCAGACCCCTATGTGCGGGTCTACCTGCTGCCAGACAAACGGAGGCGGTATGAGACCAAGGTGCATCGGCAGACACTGAATCCACACTTCGGGGAGAACTTTGCCTTCAAG GTCCCCTACGTGGAGCTGGGGGGCAGAGTGCTGGTCATGGCTGTATACGACTTTGATCGCTTCTCCCGCAACGATGCCATCGGGGAGGTGCGGGTCCCCATGAGCTCGGTGGACTTGGGGCGGCCCGTACTGGCCTGGCGGGAGCTGCAAGCGGCTCCGCGGGAGGAG caAGAGAAACTAGGAGACATCTGCTTCTCCCTCCGCTATGTCCCCACGGCAGGGAAGCTTACAGTCATCGTCCTGGAGGCTAAAAACCTAAAGAAGATGGACGTAGGGGGATTGTCAG ATCCCTATGTCAAGGTCCACCTACTCCAGGGAGGCAAAAAGGTGcggaaaaagaaaaccaccatCAAGAAGAACACCCTGAACCCCTATTACAACGAGGCGTTCAGCTTTGAGGTGCCTTGTGACCAGGTCCAG AAGGTACAGGTGGAGCTGACGGTGCTGGACTACGACAAGCTGGGCAAGAACGAGGCCATTGGAAGGGTGGCAGTGGGGGCGGCAGCCGGTGGGGCTGGCCTGCGGCATTGGGCAGACATGCTGGCCAACCCCCGGCGGCCCATTGCTCAGTGGCACTCGCTGAGGCCCCCTGATCGAGTGAGGCTTCCCCCTGTGCCCTGA